ATCATAATAAATGCAATAGCATCACGATATCCTGAGTTACCATAGGCAACTACTAATGTTTCAGATAAACCAAGAATTAATCCACCAACCATAGCACCTTTCACATTACCCATACCACCTAAAATAATGATTGCAAGCCCCTTTAATCCCATTGACAATCCCATTTGTGGACTCACAGAGTTAAATGCCATCCCAACTAATATTCCAGCAATACCGCCAATTGCAGAGGCAATAATGACTGTTAATGTAATAATTCTCTTTGTATCTACACCGAGAATACTAGCTGTTTCAAGATTTTCAGCAGTCGCACGTAACGCTTTCCCTGCTTTTGTTTTTGATAACCATACCGTTAAACCAATCATTAAAATAATGGATATAACAAAAATTACGATTTGTACAAGATAAATCGTAATAGAACCTAACTTAATGCTCACTTCAGCAAATGGTGTACTGAACGGTTTATTACCAGCACCAAATATATGGTGCGAAAGGTTTTCAAGTAAAATAGAAGCACCAATAGTACTAATTAATGGCGCTAAGTGTGAAACTCCCTTTTTACCACGTAATGGTCTTAATGAAAATCTCTCTAGTAAATATCCCAAAATACTCGTTATAACGATAGCAGCAACAAATGCTAACCATAATGGCCATCCAAGAACACTTGTTGTCATTACCCCTACAAAGGCGCCAACCATGAATATTTCACCGTGCGCCATATTGATGATGCCTAAAACACCAAAAACAAGGGTAAAACCAAGCGCAACTATGGCATAAATGCTACCTAACGTAATCCCGTTAATTAATTGTTCTAATAGCAAATTTAATCATCCTTTAAATATTTTTGATTACCCTAAGTTCGGTATTGTTCAGACTAAATACAATCTTGTGTTGCACCTTAAACGCCGTCATTCGAAACGGATTGAATAGTGAAGAATTATTTCGTTATTTAGTAGATTGGTTCTCGTAATGAATTACGAGAACCATAAATTGTTTTTATTCAAATTCAATAAATTTACCATCTTTAATTTCTAAAACTGTAACGTCCATTACAACGTCCCCAATTTCATTAAATGAGAAGTTCCCTAAAATACCTTGGAAGTCCTTCGTAGCCGCTAAAGCCTCTCTGAAGTCTTCACGATCTGTAGACCCTGCTCTTTTTAAAGCATCCGCATAAATATAAAGAGCATCGTACGCTTGCGCTGCAAATTGATCAGGTTTTTTGCCATATTCTGCTTCGAATTTTTCATTAAATTCGATAATTTTAGGATCTGTTGAATCACCGAAATATGGTGTTGCAACGATTAATCCGTTTGCCGCATCCCCAGCAATTTCGATCGCTTGTGGTGAGTTAAATCCATTACCCCCAACAAATGGAACATCGATTCCCATTTTACGTGCTTGGTCCATAATTACAGCACCTTCGTTATATAAAGCAGATGCTAATACTAACTCGGGATTTGAATTTTTAATATTTGTTAATTGTGCGTTATAATCACTTTGGCCTTTTTGGTAAGTTTGAATTGTTGTAATTTCTAGACCCATTTCTTCAGCAGTTCTTTGCATTACTTCAAAACCGCCTTTTGTTAACGCGTCATCATTACCGTAAATCATTGCGACTTTTGTTGCTCCTGTTCTTTCAACTGCTTTTTCAATAGCCGCAGGGATTGCTAAAGACTCTGGAATCGCATTACGGAATACATAATCACCAATTTCTGGAATGCCATCAACAGTCGTTGAAGTTCCTAGAATTGGAATACCGTTTAAATCGGCTTCTGGTGCAACAGCAAAGAACTCAGTACTTAACGTTGGGCCAATGATTGCGGTAATTGAATCATCACTCATAATTTTTTGTGCAGCAGTAAGTGCTTGATCCGCTTCCCCTGCTGAGTCTTCAATAACTAGTTCAATATTTATTTCACCTTGCTCATTAATTTCTTTTTGAGCTAGTTTAAGCCCCGCTGTAATCGCTTCTCCATATGCAGCACCTGCACCAGTTAAATACGAAACGACACCAAATTTTACATTTAAAGTACCAGTTGAGTCGGCACCTTCACTTCCATTATTTTCTTCATTTGATTGAGTACTAGTGCTGCCGCCCCCACAAGCTGCTAGCAATAATAACATTACAATTGACATTATAGAGAATAATTTCTTGCTAGTTCCCTTCATGTTAAATGTCCCCCTAAACAATATTTTGTTTTCATTATTTTTATGAAACAATTCTATTTAATTACATTTACGGCAAAAAGTAAATGATATTTTTATAATTTTTCATATTTTCTGATAATATTAACGCTATATTATTTTAAAAAACAAAATAAAAAGCTAGTTAAAAGGATTCCTTAACTCCCTCTAACTAGCTACTTGAGAAACTTAGTATTTTTATTTTTATTGCAATAATGTATCTACAGGAACATAATCTCTTCCTTGATCAATTGCTACTGCACGATAAACTACATGACCTTCTAAAGTGTTAATTCCTTTTTTCAATGCTTCATTTTCAATACATGCCTTTTTAAATCCTTTATTTGCTATTTGTAAAGCATATGGCACTGTATTGTTCGTTAAAGCAATCGTTGATGTCCT
Above is a genomic segment from Lysinibacillus sp. PLM2 containing:
- a CDS encoding ethanolamine utilization protein EutJ, coding for MKGTSKKLFSIMSIVMLLLLAACGGGSTSTQSNEENNGSEGADSTGTLNVKFGVVSYLTGAGAAYGEAITAGLKLAQKEINEQGEINIELVIEDSAGEADQALTAAQKIMSDDSITAIIGPTLSTEFFAVAPEADLNGIPILGTSTTVDGIPEIGDYVFRNAIPESLAIPAAIEKAVERTGATKVAMIYGNDDALTKGGFEVMQRTAEEMGLEITTIQTYQKGQSDYNAQLTNIKNSNPELVLASALYNEGAVIMDQARKMGIDVPFVGGNGFNSPQAIEIAGDAANGLIVATPYFGDSTDPKIIEFNEKFEAEYGKKPDQFAAQAYDALYIYADALKRAGSTDREDFREALAATKDFQGILGNFSFNEIGDVVMDVTVLEIKDGKFIEFE
- a CDS encoding branched-chain amino acid ABC transporter permease, translating into MLLEQLINGITLGSIYAIVALGFTLVFGVLGIINMAHGEIFMVGAFVGVMTTSVLGWPLWLAFVAAIVITSILGYLLERFSLRPLRGKKGVSHLAPLISTIGASILLENLSHHIFGAGNKPFSTPFAEVSIKLGSITIYLVQIVIFVISIILMIGLTVWLSKTKAGKALRATAENLETASILGVDTKRIITLTVIIASAIGGIAGILVGMAFNSVSPQMGLSMGLKGLAIIILGGMGNVKGAMVGGLILGLSETLVVAYGNSGYRDAIAFIMIIVILLLRPQGIFGSKVSQERR